From one Triticum urartu cultivar G1812 chromosome 3, Tu2.1, whole genome shotgun sequence genomic stretch:
- the LOC125543161 gene encoding pentatricopeptide repeat-containing protein At1g09900-like, translated as MATLLPSFPHALSKPRHLHHHHSHVAAASARPDAPSPASASASAAPASSLLRRLIARDDLAEAARLVETSTSRGEAPDVYLCTKLIRNLCRRGRTSDAARVLRTAEASGAPVDVFAYNTLVAGYCRYGRLDAARRLIAAMPVPPDAYTYTPIIRGLCDRGRVGDALALLDDMLRRGCQPSVVTYTVLLEAVCKSSGFGEAMNVLDEMRAKGCTPNIVTYNVIINGMCREGRVDDAREILNRLSSYGFQPDIVSYTTVLKGLCAARRWDDVKVLFAEMVEKNCVPNDVTFDMLVRFFCRGGMVERAIEVLQQMSQHGCTPNTTLCNIVINAMCKQGRVDDAYDFLNNMGMYGCNPDTISYTTVLRGLCRAGRWEHAKELLPEMVRKNCPPNEVTFNTFICILCQKGLIEQAIKLIQLMPEYGCSVGIVTYNALVHGFCVQGRVDSALELFNNLPCEPNTITYTTLLTGLCHTEQLDAAAELLAEMIQKDCPLNAVTFNVLVSFFCQKGFVEEAIELVYQMMEHGCTPNLITFNTLLDGITKDCNSEEALELLHGLVSKGVSLDTITYSSVVDVLSREDRTEEAIQMFHAVQDMGMRPKAGMYNKILFALCKRCETDQAIEFFAYMVSNGCMPNESTYIILIEGLAHEGLLKEAQYVLSELYTKGVLSKSLIEDHQ; from the coding sequence ATGGCCACGCTGCTCCCCTCGTTTCCGCACGCCCTCTCCAAGCCCCgccacctccaccaccaccactcccacgtcgccgccgcctccgccaggcCCGATGCCCCCAgccccgcctccgcctccgcctccgcggCGCCCGCCAGctccctcctccgccgcctcaTCGCGCGCGACGACCTCGCCGAGGCCGCGCGCCTCGTCGAGACCTCCACCTCCCGCGGCGAGGCGCCCGACGTCTACCTCTGCACCAAGCTCATCCGCAACCTCTGCCGCCGCGGCCGCACCTCCGACGCCGCGCGCGTCCTCCGCACCGCCGAGGCCTCCGGCGCCCCCGTCGACGTCTTCGCCTACAACACCCTCGTCGCCGGCTACTGCCGCTACGGCCGCCTCGACGCCGCGCGCCGCCTCATCGCCGCAATGCCCGTCCCGCCCGACGCCTACACGTACACGCCCATCATCCGGGGCCTCTGCGACCGCGGCAGGGTCGGCGACGCGCTCGCCCTGCTCGACGATATGCTCCGGCGCGGCTGCCAGCCCAGCGTCGTCACCTACACCGTCCTCCTCGAGGCCGTCTGCAAGAGCAGCGGCTTCGGGGAGGCCATGAACGTCCTCGACGAGATGCGCGCCAAGGGCTGCACGCCCAACATTGTCACCTACAACGTCATCATCAACGGCATGTGCAGGGAGGGCCGCGTCGACGATGCCAGGGAGATCTTGAACCGGCTGTCGTCTTATGGGTTCCAGCCCGACATCGTCAGTTACACCACCGTGCTCAAGGGCTTGTGTGCCGCTAGGCGGTGGGACGACGTCAAGGTGCTCTTTGCTGAGATGGTGGAGAAGAACTGCGTGCCCAATGATGTTACCTTTGACATGCTAGTCAGATTCTTCTGTCGCGGGGGTATGGTGGAGAGGGCGATCGAAGTTCTTCAGCAAATGTCACAACATGGATGCACACCCAACACTACCTTGTGCAACATTGTCATAAACGCTATGTGTAAACAAGGTCGTGTGGATGATGCCTATGACTTCTTGAACAACATGGGCATGTATGGGTGCAATCCTGATACCATTAGCTATACTACTGTGCTAAGGGGCTTGTGTCGTGCCGGCCGATGGGAGCATGCCAAGGAGCTATTGCCCGAGATGGTCCGAAAGAACTGCCCCCCAAATGAGGTCACATTCAATACATTCATCTGTATCTTGTGCCAGAAAGGATTGATTGAGCAAGCTATCAAGCTTATTCAACTGATGCCGGAGTATGGATGTTCAGTGGGTATTGTCACATACAACGCTCTTGTCCATGGCTTCTGTGTGCAAGGGCGTGTTGATAGTGCTCTTGAGTTGTTTAACAATCTTCCATGTGAGCCCAACACCATTACATACACTACGTTGTTGACAGGCTTGTGCCATACCGAGCAGCTGGATGCTGCTGCAGAGCTCTTGGCTGAGATGATTCAGAAGGATTGCCCTCTAAATGCGGTGACTTTCAACGTACTTGTGAGTTTCTTCTGTCAAAAAGGGTTTGTCGAGGAAGCAATCGAACTTGTGTATCAAATGATGGAGCATGGTTGCACCCCTAACCTGATCACATTTAATACTTTACTCGATGGGATCACCAAGGATTGCAACTCAGAAGAAGCGCTGGAGCTATTGCATGGTTTGGTCAGTAAGGGAGTATCCCTAGATACGATAACCTACTCTTCAGTCGTTGATGTCCTCTCAAGAGAAGATAGAACTGAAGAAGCCATTCAGATGTTTCATGCCGTGCAAGATATGGGGATGAGACCAAAAGCTGGGATGTATAACAAGATACTGTTTGCCCTCTGTAAAAGATGTGAAACAGATCAGGCTATTGAATTTTTTGCTTATATGGTGTCTAACGGTTGCATGCCTAACGAGTCGACCTACATTATACTCATTGAAGGCCTTGCCCATGAGGGTCTGTTGAAGGAAGCACAATATGTACTGAGTGAGTTGTACACGAAAGGAGTTCTAAGCAAGAGTTTAATTGAAGACCATCAGTAA
- the LOC125543162 gene encoding diacylglycerol kinase 1-like: MENSFEKNNMLKEFYIPTYIFMPESSVEPVSHIPTCPVIVFINTRSGGQLGHNLLVTYRKLLNHAQVFDLLDETPDKVLHKIYSNVERLKRDGDTLASEIHRRLRLIVAGGDGTAGWLLGVVSDLKLVHPPPVATVPLGTGNNLPYSFGWGKRNPGTDRESVISFLKLVKEAREINIDSWHTVMRMKCPKRSPCDPIAPSDLPHSLHAFHRVPKTDPEDMEYSYTYRGGFWNYFSMGMDAQVSYAFHSQRKLHPEKFKNQLSNQKQYLKLACTQGWFCASLSHPMSRNIAHLAKVKIMKKSGKWETLEIPQSIRSIVCLNLPSFSGGLNPWGTPSKRKQRKRDLVLPPLVDDGLLEIVGFKDAWHGLVLLSPKGHGTRLAQAHRVRFKFHRGATDHAYMRIDGEPWKQPLPQEDDGKVVVEISHAGQVKMLATKDCIAKGINDSPGMATACTDSSSSDDSDDDFTEERRNFGAALSFRYMNDVKKTVEA, encoded by the exons ATGGAGAACAGTTTCGAGAAAAATAACATGCTGAAAGAATTCTACATTCCGACCTATATTTTCATGCCAGAATCCTCGGTGGAGCCAGTTTCTCACATACCCACCTGTCCAGTGATTGTTTTTATCAACACCCGAAGTGGTGGCCAACTTGGACATAATTTACTTGTCACATACCGCAAGCTTCTCAATCATGCTCAG GTGTTTGATCTACTTGATGAAACTCCAGACAAAGTCTTGCACAAAATCTACAGCAACGTGGAAAGGCTCAAGCGTGATGGGGATACTCTTGCTTCTGAAATCCATAGGAGATTGAGGCTAATA GTTGCTGGAGGCGATGGAACAGCCGGCTGGTTGCTTGGAGTTGTATCTGATCTCAAGCTAGTTCATCCACCTCCCGTCGCTACAGTTCCCCTGGGAACTGGAAATAACCTGCCATATTCTTTTGGATGG GGCAAGAGAAATCCTGGCACAGATCGTGAGTCTGTCATATCGTTCCTAAAGTTGGTAAAAGAAGCAAGAGAGATAAACATTGATAG CTGGCATACTGTCATGAGAATGAAATGCCCAAAACGTTCTCCTTGTGATCCAATTGCTCCTTCTGATTTGCCGCATTCTCTGCATGCATTTCACCGTGTGCCAAAGACAGATCCAGAAGATATG GAATATTCTTACACATATCGTGGAGGGTTTTGGAATTATTTCAGTATGG GAATGGATGCACAAGTGTCTTATGCATTTCATTCTCAGAGGAAATTGCACCCAGAGAAATTCAAGAATCAGTTGTCTAATCAG AAACAGTATTTGAAGCTGGCATGCACACAAGGATGGTTCTGTGCCTCTTTAAGCCATCCAATGTCACG GAATATTGCTCACCTTGCAAAGGTAAAGATAATGAAGAAATCTGGAAAATGGGAAACCTTGGAAATTCCACAGAG TATCCGGTCCATTGTCTGTCTCAATTTACCCAGCTTCTCTGGTGGACTGAATCCCTGGGGAACACCAAGTAAAAGGAAGCAAAGAAAA AGAGACTTGGTACTGCCTCCACTTGTGGATGATGGCCTTCTGGAGATTGTGGGTTTCAAAGATGCTTGGCATGGCCTTGTTTTGTTATCTCCGAAAGGCCATGGCACTCGTCTTGCTCAG GCCCATCGTGTCCGATTCAAATTTCACAGAGGTGCAACTGACCATGCCTACATGAGAATCGATGGTGAGCCCTGGAAGCAGCCTCTTCCACAGGAGGATGACGGCAAGGTCGTCGTGGAGATATCCCACGCTGGGCAGGTCAAGATGCTCGCGACCAAAGACTGTATAGCCAAAGGCATCAACGACTCCCCTGGTATGGCAACAGCCTGCACAGATTCCAGCTCCAGCGATGACTCGGATGATGACTTCACAGAGGAGCGGAGGAACTTCGGCGCCGCCTTGTCGTTCCGGTACATGAATGATGTGAAAAAAACAGTAGAAGCTTGA